One stretch of Zingiber officinale cultivar Zhangliang chromosome 6B, Zo_v1.1, whole genome shotgun sequence DNA includes these proteins:
- the LOC121990025 gene encoding uncharacterized protein LOC121990025 — translation MGEEGVKLMGIRQIVRLKEMLQKWQSVTIGNKEKQPTTVSEKEDQPKRSGIPHVIDKHPKNAMIQCDSDEEGCQSPEPPPDVPKGYCPVYIGQENRRFVIPTSYLSLPVFKLLLEKAEEEFGFDHKGALTIPCEVETFKYILQCMERYKKGLIDDEGNPTGLKE, via the exons ATGGGTGAAGAAGGTGTGAAGTTGATGGGGATCAGGCAAATAGTCAGGCTGAAGGAGATGCTACAAAAATGGCAATCAGTAACCATCGGTAACAAAGAGAAGCAACCAACTACCGTCAGTGAGAAAGAGGATCAACCCAAAAGATCTGGTATCCCTCATGTTATCGACAAGCACCCAAAGAATGCAATGATACAATGTGACTCAGATGAGGAGGGTTGCCAAAGCCCAGAACCCCCACCTGATGTTCCTAAGGGTTATTGTCCTGTCTACATTGGACAAGAAAACCGAAGGTTTGTCATACCGACGAGTTACCTGAGCCTTCCAGTATTCAAGCTGCTGCTTGAGAAAGCTGAAGAGGAATTTGGATTTGACCACAAGGGTGCTCTTACGATCCCTTGCGAGGTGGAGACCTTCAagtacattctccaatgcatggaACGGTATAAAAAAGGCCTCATTGATGATG AAGGAAATCCAACAGGTCTAAAGGAGTAA
- the LOC121992270 gene encoding pentatricopeptide repeat-containing protein At3g18110, chloroplastic-like — translation MTLTAIAGPLLCLPLPSRRISLTTTSAAAASSQATPLPTEPHPPPREFHYPRADPSVRWPHLKIEELSDVPQFSAASSSLPHSLPEEPDRDSDPPEDTKTDSFETIDSKQSRTRAKKMTKLALKRARDWRQRVQFLADRILALAPSAHVADVLDRRGVQMTPTDLAFVVRTVGRSSWNRALEVFEWLTLRRRHAPSPRLLAIIISILGRAHQDALAAEVFQLSFPDEATDISVQVYNAMMGVYARTGKFTKVQELLGLMRDRGLEPDLVSFNTLINAKAKARVLSPGSALELLQEVRRSGLRPDAITYNTLISACSLVSNLGDAVKIFKDMETSRCQPDLWTYNAMISVFGRCGMTMEAERLFRELGARGFLPDAVTYNSLLFAFAKDGDEEKVERLCEEMVGSGFKKDEITYNTIIHMYGKQSRFDLVVRFYDEMKNVGCNPDAVTYTVLIDSLGKANRITEAGQVMEEMLNAGVRPTLRTFSALICAYAKAGMRAEAVHAFDHMVKVGIKPDHLAYSVLLDVLLRSNDLRKAMVLYRGMMQDGFRPDQGLYQSMLEVFSKEVDNEKINEVVKDMEEVSMMNPQVIAALLVKGGCFIQGAEMLKKAISYGYEPDRQCLLSILSAFAASQRQAESMALLKFLRENAPNSHCLITESSIIMHCKNQQLEDAMMEYNNTRTSSFGHCSHTVSLYECMIMSFEEAELFWEASQLFSDMKVIGLEPSQDIYKSMISTYCKLGFPETAHNVFDHAARAGILLPDTSVYVTLIETYGKLKLWQKAESFARELRLQCKIDRNVWNALINAYAESGLYEQARAIFDMMMKNGPSPNVDSINGLMRSLVVDDRLNELFVVVEDLQDLNFKISKSTIMIMLDAFTRAGNIFEVKKIYNGMKASGYFPTMKIYTSMLTLLSRGKRVKDVEAILAEMEEAGFKPDLTIFNLLLKMYTSIEDFRKTLEIYKLIKDSGFEMNEDTYNTLIMMYSKDLRPEEGFSLLNEMKKKGLVPKLDAYKSLLAACCKDQLWEQADELFESMRPKGYKLDRTFYHIMMKIYRNSGNHSKAESLLFQMKEDGVKPTIATMHLLMVSYGSAGQPQEAEKVLTSLKNSGQELSTLPYCSVIDGYFKVGDYNMGIAKFLEMKKDGVEPDHKIWTCFIRAASLCKQTNDAILLLNALGNNGFDLPLRILSGNDQSAIMDLEYLLEESKSLGEDASFNFVNAMEDLLWAFERRATASWIFQLAIRKNIYRHDIFRVAEKDWGADFRKLSPGAALVGLTLWLDHMQDASLQGSPESPKSVLLITGTAEYNLVSLEKTVKAYLWEMGSPFLPSRTRTGIMVAKAHSLRMWLKDSCFCLDLELKDGSSLPETNSMKLTEGYFMRVGLLPTFKHIHERLGQIRPKKFARLALLSEESREKIMNTDLQGRKEKTEKMKAKGIPRSRKLNRFQMKYLRRQHKSPAALN, via the exons ATGACGCTGACGGCGATCGCCGGCCCACTACTATGTCTCCCCTTGCCCTCTCGCCGTATCTCTCTCACCACCACTTCTGCGGCCGCCGCTTCCTCCCAGGCCACTCCACTCCCCACGGAGCCCCACCCACCCCCTCGCGAGTTCCACTACCCCCGTGCGGATCCCTCCGTCCGGTGGCCTCATCTTAAGATCGAAGAACTCTCCGACGTTCCTCAATTCTCTGCCGCCTCTTCCTCACTCCCCCACTCCCTACCCGAGGAGCCCGACCGCGATTCCGACCCTCCCGAGGACACCAAGACGGATTCTTTCGAGACGATCGACAGCAAGCAGAGCCGCACGCGCGCTAAGAAGATGACTAAGCTCGCTCTCAAGCGCGCCCGTGACTGGCGCCAGCGTGTCCAGTTCCTCGCCGACCGGATCCTAGCTCTCGCCCCCTCTGCCCACGTCGCCGATGTGCTTGACCGCCGTGGCGTCCAGATGACTCCCACCGATCTCGCCTTCGTCGTCAGGACCGTCGGACGTTCCAGCTGGAACCGCGCCTTGGAGGTGTTCGAGTGGCTCACTCTCCGTCGCCGCCACGCCCCCAGCCCCCGTCTCCTTGCCATTATAATCTCTATCCTTGGACGTGCCCATCAGGATGCCCTCGCCGCTGAGGTTTTCCAGCTTAGCTTCCCTGACGAGGCTACCGATATCTCTGTCCAGGTGTATAATGCAATGATGGGGGTTTATGCTCGGACTGGGAAGTTCACCAAGGTTCAGGAGCTGTTGGGCTTGATGCGAGATAGGGGACTCGAGCCTGACCTTGTCAGTTTCAACACCTTGATCAATGCAAAGGCAAAGGCCCGAGTTTTGTCTCCAGGATCGGCGTTGGAGCTGCTCCAGGAGGTCCGAAGATCAGGTTTGAGGCCTGATGCCATCACCTATAACACCCTTATCAGCGCCTGCTCCCTTGTGTCAAATTTAGGGGATGCCGTGAAGATTTTCAAAGACATGGAGACGTCTCGATGCCAGCCTGATCTTTGGACGTATAATGCCATGATCTCTGTGTTTGGCCGCTGTGGGATGACAATGGAAGCGGAAAGGCTATTCCGTGAATTAGGTGCAAGGGGCTTCTTGCCTGATGCTGTCACATACAATTCATTACTTTTTGCTTTTGCCAAAGATGGTGACGAGGAGAAGGTCGAGAGACTTTGTGAGGAGATGGTGGGTTCAGGCTTTAAGAAGGATGAGATAACTTATAACACAATCATCCACATGTATGGGAAACAGAGTAGGTTTGATTTAGTAGTTCGATTCTACGATGAAATGAAAAATGTTGGGTGCAATCCTGATGCAGTGACCTACACTGTGCTCATTGATTCGCTTGGAAAGGCAAATAGGATAACAGAAGCAGGGCAGGTGATGGAAGAGATGCTCAATGCAGGCGTGAGGCCAACATTAAGGACCTTCAGTGCTCTGATATGTGCGTATGCCAAGGCTGGTATGCGGGCTGAGGCAGTGCATGCATTTGACCATATGGTTAAAGTGGGAATCAAACCTGATCATTTAGCATATTCAGTACTGTTGGATGTATTGCTGAGATCAAACGACCTGCGGAAGGCAATGGTGCTGTATAGGGGTATGATGCAAGATGGATTTAGGCCAGATCAGGGCCTCTACCAGTCTATGTTAGAGGTTTTTTCTAAGGAAGTGGATAATGAGAAGATAAATGAAGTTGTAAAGGACATGGAAGAGGTGAGCATGATGAATCCACAAGTTATAGCTGCACTTCTAGTCAAGGGAGGATGTTTTATCCAAGGAGCAGAGATGTTAAAGAAAGCTATTTCGTATGGTTATGAACCTGACCGACAATGCCTGTTATCTATATTGTCTGCATTTGCAGCTTCACAAAGGCAAGCTGAATCAATGGCCCTGCTTAAGTTTCTGCGGGAAAATGCACCAAACTCACATTGTTTGATAACAGAATCTTCAATAATTATGCATTGTAAAAATCAGCAATTGGAAGACGCCATGATGGAGTACAATAACACAAGGACATCCAGTTTTGGACATTGCAGTCATACTGTCAGCCTGTATGAGTGTATGATAATGTCCTTTGAAGAGGCTGAATTATTCTGGGAAGCTTCTCAGCTGTTCTCGGATATGAAAGTTATTGGCCTTGAGCCTTCTCAAGATATCTACAAGAGTATGATTTCCACATACTGCAAATTAGGATTCCCAGAAACGGCTCACAATGTGTTTGACCATGCGGCAAGGGCAGGTATATTGCTTCCTGATACTTCAGTTTATGTTACATTGATTGAGACATATGGGAAATTGAAACTGTGGCAAAAGGCAGAAAGCTTTGCTAGGGAACTCAGACTACAATGTAAAATTGATCGGAATGTTTGGAATGCTCTTATTAATGCTTATGCTGAGAGTGGGCTCTATGAACAAGCACGGGCAATCTTTGATATGATGATGAAGAATGGCCCTTCACCAAATGTAGATTCCATCAATGGACTTATGCGATCATTGGTTGTCGATGATAGATTAAATGAACTTTTTGTTGTTGTCGAGGATTtgcaagatttaaattttaaaatctccaaAAGTACTATTATGATTATGCTTGATGCATTCACAAGAGCTGGAAACATCTTTGAGGTTAAGAAGATATATAATGGAATGAAGGCATCTGGATATTTTCCTACCATGAAAATATATACTAGTATGCTTACTTTATTGTCCCGTGGAAAAAGGGTCAAAGATGTTGAGGCAATTCTAGCagagatggaggaagctggattTAAACCTGATCTCACCATCTTCAACTTGCTACTTAAGATGTATACAAGTATTGAGGATTTTAGGAAAACATTAGAGATATATAAACTTATCAAAGATTCTGGATTTGAGATGAATGAAGATACGTATAATACCCTCATAATGATGTATAGTAAGGATCTGAGGCCTGAAGAAGGTTTTAGTCTGCTGAATGAGATGAAGAAAAAGGGACTGGTGCCAAAATTAGATGCCTACAAAAGTTTGTTGGCTGCATGTTGTAAAGATCAGCTTTGGGAACAAGCAGATGAACTTTTTGAGAGCATGCGACCAAAGGGATACAAATTGGATCGCACTTTCTATCACATAATGATGAAAATATATAGGAATTCTGGAAACCACTCTAAGGCTGAAAGCTTACTTTTCCAAATGAAGGAGGATGGTGTTAAGCCAACAATTGCCACAATGCACTTGCTTATGGTTTCTTATGGATCTGCTGGGCAACCACAAGAAGCAGAAAAGGTCCTAACTAGCCTGAAGAATTCTGGTCAAGAACTCAGCACGTTACCTTACTGTTCTGTTATAGATGGATATTTTAAGGTAGGTGATTATAACATGGGAATTGCTAAGTTTCTTGAGATGAAGAAAGATGGTGTGGAACCAGACCATAAAATATGGACATGTTTTATTAGAGCTGCAAGTTTGTGCAAGCAAACAAATGATGCTATTCTTCTTCTTAATGCCCTAGGAAATAATGGTTTTGATCTCCCTTTAAG GATTTTGAGTGGGAACGATCAGTCAGCAATCATGGACCTAGAGTATTTACTAGAAGAATCAAAATCTCTTGGGGAAGATGCTTCCTTTAACTTTGTCAATGCAATGGAAGACCTTCTTTGGGCATTTGAACGCCGTGCAACTGCCTCATGGATATTCCAACTAGCAATcaggaaaaatatatatagacaTGATATCTTCCG AGTTGCAGAAAAAGATTGGGGTGCTGATTTCCGTAAGTTGTCACCTGGTGCTGCTCTTGTTGGACTTACACTCTGGCTTGACCATATGCAG GATGCTTCATTGCAGGGTTCACCAGAGTCACCTAAGTCAGTTCTCTTGATCACTGGAACTGCAGAATACAACCTGGTTTCATTGGAAAAAACTGTAAAAGCATATCTTTGGGAAATGGGTTCACCATTTTTGCCAAGTAGGACTCGAACCGGCATCATGGTGGCAAAAGCCCACTCTCTTAGGATGTGGCTGAAAGATTCTTGTTTCTGTTTGGACCTTGAGTTGAAAGATGGAAGTTCTCTTCCAGAGACAAATTCAATGAAGCTCACGGAAGGATATTTCATGAGAGTTGGTCTCCTTCCAACCTTTAAACATATACATGAACGGTTAGGCCAAATAAGACCAAAGAAGTTTGCCAGATTGGCCTTATTGTCAGAGGAGAGCAGGGAGAAGATCATGAATACTGATTTACAAGGTAGGAAGGAAAAGACGGAAAAAATGAAGGCGAAAGGAATTCCTAGGTCAAGAAAATTGAACAGGTTTCAGATGAAATATCTCAGGCGTCAACATAAATCACCAGCAGCATTAAATTAG